In Primulina huaijiensis isolate GDHJ02 chromosome 6, ASM1229523v2, whole genome shotgun sequence, a single window of DNA contains:
- the LOC140979384 gene encoding uncharacterized protein isoform X1 has protein sequence MGIRRKLYSLMRKGFNTSKFKGTLNLAISRLAVLKNPRQARGNVACSDVVEFLNLRYHERALLRVEQVIKEQNMLDVYAMLEGYCHLLIERVSLIEQEKECPDEIVEAASSLIYAASRCGDFPELQEIRKIFSSRYWKDFVARAVELRNKCGVNPKMVQKFSTKTPTMESKMKVLQDIATEKNIVMPNETTAPPIVLKLSPHQKHEDSRKENRQNNSKRHDDVEEAMDFTESPKLGVKYRDVAHAAQAAFESAAYAAAAARAAVKLSRSEPTHPDDQDRPNHQPRKLSSDTFHPTRDEKDSLEDELKFEKVHPIQSHDWVTETENKTGYKRSLSGTTADSEAENIKEMETSSEEGNIDSKPLAREVVFDQSDDENDEVIEGSGNNSTTPLTTGLLQHKEELDLKPSQIHQHP, from the exons ATGGGCATAAGAAGAAAACTGTATTCTTTAATGAGAAAAGGCTTCAACACTTCGAAATTCAAGGGGACTCTGAATTTGGCGATTTCTAGATTGGCAGTGTTAAAGAACCCGCGCCAAGCTCGGGGCAACGTCGCATGTTCCGACGTCGTTGAATTCCTTAACCTCCGCTACCATGAGAGAGCTCTTCTAAGG GTTGAGCAAGTGATTAAGGAGCAAAATATGTTGGATGTGTATGCCATGTTGGAAGGATACTGTCATTTGTTGATTGAGAGAGTCAGCCTCATCGAACAAGAAAA AGAATGTCCTGATGAAATTGTGGAAGCTGCATCAAGCTTAATTTATGCTGCTTCAAGATGTGGTGATTTTCCAGAACTTCAAGAAATTCGCAAGATTTTCTCCTCTCGTTATTGGAAGGATTTCGTGGCACGGGCAGTTGAATTACGCAACAAGTGTGGTGTGAATCCTAAG ATGGTACAGAAGTTTTCTACAAAGACGCCAACCATGGAGAGTAAAATGAAGGTGCTTCAAGATATTGCTACAGAAAAGAACATTGTTATGCCAAACGAGACGACTGCTCCACCCATCGTACTG AAGCTATCACCCCATCAGAAACATGAAGATTCAAGAAAAGAGAATCGGCAAAACAACTCAAAAAGACATGATGATGTAGAAGAAGCAATGGATTTCACAGAATCGCCAAAACTCGGGGTAAAATACAGAGATGTCGCTCATGCAGCACAAGCGGCATTCGAATCAGCAGCATACGCAGCGGCTGCTGCCAGGGCGGCTGTAAAGCTCTCTCGATCTGAACCAACCCATCCTGACGACCAAGATCGTCCAAATCATCAGCCAAGAAAATTATCATCAGACACATTTCATCCTACTCGAGATGAAAAGGATTCATTAGAAGATGAGctgaaatttgaaaaagttcACCCCATTCAAAGCCATGATTGGGTAACTGAAACTGAGAACAAAACAGGTTATAAAAGGTCCTTGTCTGGTACAACTGCGGATTCAGAAGCTGAAAACATTAAGGAAATGGAAACCTCGTCCGAAGAGGGAAATATTGATTCCAAGCCACTGGCAAGAGAGGTAGTTTTCGATCAAAGTGATGATGAAAACGATGAAGTTATCGAAGGGAGTGGCAATAATTCAACTACTCCTCTTACTACAGGACTCTTGCAACATAAAGAAGAGCTGGATTTAAAACCGAGCCAAATTCATCAGCATCCGTGA
- the LOC140979384 gene encoding uncharacterized protein isoform X2, which translates to MGIRRKLYSLMRKGFNTSKFKGTLNLAISRLAVLKNPRQARGNVACSDVVEFLNLRYHERALLRVEQVIKEQNMLDVYAMLEGYCHLLIERVSLIEQEKECPDEIVEAASSLIYAASRCGDFPELQEIRKIFSSRYWKDFVARAVELRNKCGVNPKMVQKFSTKTPTMESKMKVLQDIATEKNIVMPNETTAPPIVLKHEDSRKENRQNNSKRHDDVEEAMDFTESPKLGVKYRDVAHAAQAAFESAAYAAAAARAAVKLSRSEPTHPDDQDRPNHQPRKLSSDTFHPTRDEKDSLEDELKFEKVHPIQSHDWVTETENKTGYKRSLSGTTADSEAENIKEMETSSEEGNIDSKPLAREVVFDQSDDENDEVIEGSGNNSTTPLTTGLLQHKEELDLKPSQIHQHP; encoded by the exons ATGGGCATAAGAAGAAAACTGTATTCTTTAATGAGAAAAGGCTTCAACACTTCGAAATTCAAGGGGACTCTGAATTTGGCGATTTCTAGATTGGCAGTGTTAAAGAACCCGCGCCAAGCTCGGGGCAACGTCGCATGTTCCGACGTCGTTGAATTCCTTAACCTCCGCTACCATGAGAGAGCTCTTCTAAGG GTTGAGCAAGTGATTAAGGAGCAAAATATGTTGGATGTGTATGCCATGTTGGAAGGATACTGTCATTTGTTGATTGAGAGAGTCAGCCTCATCGAACAAGAAAA AGAATGTCCTGATGAAATTGTGGAAGCTGCATCAAGCTTAATTTATGCTGCTTCAAGATGTGGTGATTTTCCAGAACTTCAAGAAATTCGCAAGATTTTCTCCTCTCGTTATTGGAAGGATTTCGTGGCACGGGCAGTTGAATTACGCAACAAGTGTGGTGTGAATCCTAAG ATGGTACAGAAGTTTTCTACAAAGACGCCAACCATGGAGAGTAAAATGAAGGTGCTTCAAGATATTGCTACAGAAAAGAACATTGTTATGCCAAACGAGACGACTGCTCCACCCATCGTACTG AAACATGAAGATTCAAGAAAAGAGAATCGGCAAAACAACTCAAAAAGACATGATGATGTAGAAGAAGCAATGGATTTCACAGAATCGCCAAAACTCGGGGTAAAATACAGAGATGTCGCTCATGCAGCACAAGCGGCATTCGAATCAGCAGCATACGCAGCGGCTGCTGCCAGGGCGGCTGTAAAGCTCTCTCGATCTGAACCAACCCATCCTGACGACCAAGATCGTCCAAATCATCAGCCAAGAAAATTATCATCAGACACATTTCATCCTACTCGAGATGAAAAGGATTCATTAGAAGATGAGctgaaatttgaaaaagttcACCCCATTCAAAGCCATGATTGGGTAACTGAAACTGAGAACAAAACAGGTTATAAAAGGTCCTTGTCTGGTACAACTGCGGATTCAGAAGCTGAAAACATTAAGGAAATGGAAACCTCGTCCGAAGAGGGAAATATTGATTCCAAGCCACTGGCAAGAGAGGTAGTTTTCGATCAAAGTGATGATGAAAACGATGAAGTTATCGAAGGGAGTGGCAATAATTCAACTACTCCTCTTACTACAGGACTCTTGCAACATAAAGAAGAGCTGGATTTAAAACCGAGCCAAATTCATCAGCATCCGTGA